The DNA segment ATCGGGCTGCCGACGACGAAGCGCAGCCCCTTGGGGAAGGGCCGCACGCTGGTGTAGTCGGTGACACCCGCCTTGTAGTAGATGGTCTGCGGGCCGACCGGCAGCACCGGCGTACCGCCCTTGAGCAGGGTCGGCATCCAGTAGGCCGACCTGTCGCCGGGCGCCTTGCAGGTGGTGTTGCCGGCGTCGAGCGAGGCGGTGGTGCTGGCCGCGTTGGTGGTGGTGTTGCCCATGAAGGTGTGGTCGTGCGACTTGCCCGGCTGGCCGGGGTAGACGATCGGGTCGTCCGGGCGGGTGTGGGTCACCGAGCAGTTCGCCTGGAACTCGTGGAAGTACCGGTGCGGTGGCTCGGCCTTGGAGGGGACGACCCCGGTCACCGGCGGGTTCGCCGGGATGTACCCGTCGCCGTCCGGGTCCTCCGGCGAGGACTGCGTGGAGACGGGCATCGCGTGGCCCGCGTGGACCTGGCCCGCGACCGGGTCGGCGCTCATCGCCACCCCGGTCAGGCCGAGCGAGGTGAGCAGCAGCGCGCCGGACACCAGTAATCCTGAGAAGAGCTTCGATCTCCGTGCCATGGAGACCTCCTGCCACGTCGATGGGGACGGTGGGGGTCGGGCGGCCGGGACCGGCGAGGGGGAGGCGACGCCGTCCGCGACCGTCCGCGTGACGGTCCATCACATGTGCCGTGGAATCCGGGAGAGCGCTCTCCCGTCGTGGAGTGTTGTGGCGGTCACCGGGGGTGTCAAGGGAGGCGGCGGAAACCGGGTGGGCCCCCGGGAACGCCGAAGGGCGGCACCTCCCGTGAGGGAAGTGCCGCCCTGGCGAAGGACGGTTGATCCAGAAGGATCAGAAGTCCATGTCACCGCCCGGCATGCCGCCCGGAGCGGCCGCGGCGGCCTTCTCCGGCTTGTCGGCGATGACGGCCTCGGTGGTGAGGAACAGCGCGGCGATGGAGGCCGCGTTCTGCAGCGCGGAGCGCGTGACCTTCGCCGGGTCGATGATGCCCTCGGCGATCATGTCGACGTACTCGCCGGTCGCGGCGTTCAGGCCGTTGCCGACGGGCAGGTTGCGGACCTTCTCCACGACGACGCCGCCCTCGAGACCACCGTTGACGGCGATCTGCTTCAGCGGGGCCTCCAGCGCGAGCTTGACCGCGTTGGCACCGGTCGCCTCGTCGCCCGTGAGCTCCAGCTTGTCGAAGACCTGGCCGGCCTGCAGCAGGGCCACGCCACCACCGGCGACGATGCCCTCCTCGACGGCCGCCTTGGCGTTGCGCACGGCGTCCTCGATGCGGTGCTTGCGCTCCTTGAGCTCCACCTCGGTGGCGGCACCGGCCTTGATGACCGCGACGCCGCCCGCGAGCTTCGCCAGGCGCTCCTGGAGCTTCTCGCGGTCGTAGTCCGAGTCGCTGTTCTCGATCTCGGCGCGGATCTGGTTCACGCGGCCCTGCACCTGCTCCGAGGAGCCGGCGCCGTCCACGATCGTGGTCTCGTCCTTGGTGACGACGACCTTGCGGGCGCGGCCCAGCAGGTCCAGGGAGGCGTTCTCCAGCTTGAGACCGACCTCCTCGGAGATGACCTCGCCACCGGTGAGGATGGCGATGTCGCCGAGCATGGCCTTGCGGCGGTCGCCGAAGCCCGGGGCCTTGACGGCGACGGACTTGAAGGTGCCGCGGATCTTGTTGACCACCAGGGTGGAGAGGGCCTCGCCCTCGACGTCCTCGGCGATGATCAGCAGCGGCTTGCCCGACTGCATGACCTTCTCCAGCAGCGGGAGCAGGTCCTTGACCGAGGAGATCTTGGAGTTGGCGATGAGGATGTACGGGTCCTCCAGCACCGCCTCCATGCGCTCCATGTCGGTCGCGAAGTAGGCGGAGATGTAGCCCTTGTCGAAGCGCATGCCCTCGGTGAGCTCGAGCTCCAGACCGAAGGTGTTGCTCTCCTCGACGGTGATGACACCTTCCTTGCCGACCTTGTCCATCGCCTCGGCGATGAGCTCGCCGATCTGGGTGTCGGCGGCGGAGATGGAGGCGGTGGAGGCGATCTGCTCCTTGGTCTCCACATCCTTGGCCTGCTCCAGCAGGGCGGTGGAGACGGCCTCGACGGCCTTCTCGATGCCGCGCTTGAGGGCCATCGGGTTGGCGCCGGCGGCCACGTTGCGCAGGCCCTCCTTGACCAGGGCCTGGGCCAGCACGGTCGCGGTGGTCGTACCGTCGCCGGCGACGTCGTCCGTCTTCTTGGCGACTTCCTTGACCAGCTCGGCGCCGATCTTCTCGTACGGGTCCTCGAGCTCGATCTCCTTGGCGATGGAGACACCATCGTTGGTGATCGTGGGGGCGCCCCACTTCTTCTCGAGGACGACGTTGCGGCCCTTGGGGCCGAGCGTCACCTTGACGGCGTCCGCGAGCTGGTTCATGCCGCGCTCGAGGCCGCGCCGCGCCTCCTCGTCGAACGCGATGATCTTGGCCATGTGAAGTGGTCCCTCCAGGACTGGGGGTGATTCCTTCGGACCGCGCCCGCGCCCGCGACGGACGGCTCGCCGGCCTCGTGGTTCCTTGCCCCACCCGGCCTGCGGGCCTCACCGACCCGGTCCTTCGTTGTCACTCTCACCTTCAGAGTGCTAACGCAATGATTAGCACTCACCCAGGGCGAGTGCAAGCGCCTTCGGGGGATCAGGACGGGACTTAACAGGACGAAGGGCCCGCACCCTGACGGGTACGAGCCCTGCGCTTGGCTGGAGTCGTTCAGGCGGTGACGCGAACCATGTCGGCCTGCGGGCCCTTCTGACCCTGCGAGATCTCGAACTCGACCCGCTGACCCTCTTCCAGGCTGCGGTAGC comes from the Streptomyces seoulensis genome and includes:
- the groL gene encoding chaperonin GroEL (60 kDa chaperone family; promotes refolding of misfolded polypeptides especially under stressful conditions; forms two stacked rings of heptamers to form a barrel-shaped 14mer; ends can be capped by GroES; misfolded proteins enter the barrel where they are refolded when GroES binds), which produces MAKIIAFDEEARRGLERGMNQLADAVKVTLGPKGRNVVLEKKWGAPTITNDGVSIAKEIELEDPYEKIGAELVKEVAKKTDDVAGDGTTTATVLAQALVKEGLRNVAAGANPMALKRGIEKAVEAVSTALLEQAKDVETKEQIASTASISAADTQIGELIAEAMDKVGKEGVITVEESNTFGLELELTEGMRFDKGYISAYFATDMERMEAVLEDPYILIANSKISSVKDLLPLLEKVMQSGKPLLIIAEDVEGEALSTLVVNKIRGTFKSVAVKAPGFGDRRKAMLGDIAILTGGEVISEEVGLKLENASLDLLGRARKVVVTKDETTIVDGAGSSEQVQGRVNQIRAEIENSDSDYDREKLQERLAKLAGGVAVIKAGAATEVELKERKHRIEDAVRNAKAAVEEGIVAGGGVALLQAGQVFDKLELTGDEATGANAVKLALEAPLKQIAVNGGLEGGVVVEKVRNLPVGNGLNAATGEYVDMIAEGIIDPAKVTRSALQNAASIAALFLTTEAVIADKPEKAAAAAPGGMPGGDMDF
- a CDS encoding DUF1996 domain-containing protein is translated as MARRSKLFSGLLVSGALLLTSLGLTGVAMSADPVAGQVHAGHAMPVSTQSSPEDPDGDGYIPANPPVTGVVPSKAEPPHRYFHEFQANCSVTHTRPDDPIVYPGQPGKSHDHTFMGNTTTNAASTTASLDAGNTTCKAPGDRSAYWMPTLLKGGTPVLPVGPQTIYYKAGVTDYTSVRPFPKGLRFVVGSPMQSAAEFRAHRGFVEGWECGDSYFNTDFPAQCPNRADVQLNIRFQAPSCWDGKYLDTPNHQSHMAYPVVNPGTNNNICPDDHPVALPMIEFKMAFPVNGDMSQVKLSSGAGYSFHYDFFNAWDAPTLKALVDHCVVGALQCDARGYDQTHPEAGAALDANYRLP